A part of Calonectris borealis chromosome 30, bCalBor7.hap1.2, whole genome shotgun sequence genomic DNA contains:
- the PRKAG1 gene encoding 5'-AMP-activated protein kinase subunit gamma-1 isoform X1, whose protein sequence is MCPPGTPRCRPPRPPGTPCRVPPNSTGRRDPAGGERSSCGHESRGPGASGHAGSAGGSRCQAPGGSGVAVAVAGRTGGHGGSRPRSQSRSGRREPGGAEPPGAGRGAPPRRLRHLHEVPPLLRPDPHQLQTGRLRHFPAGMLTITDFINILHRYYKSPMVQIYELEEHKIETWRELYLQDSFKPLVCISPNASLFDAVSSLIRNKIHRLPVIDPDSGNTLYILTHKRILKFLKLFIAEVPKPEFMAKTLEELQIGTYSNIAVVRTSTPIYVALGIFVQHRVSALPVVDDSEPGSREDLQQPGRDGDAGAAAPLPLLRGRPQVLQARDAGNHHQPPGRGRGSPAGGGGRERRGQGDRLSLGHPASPGPPAGPLRRLGGGIQPLPVPPPSLSCHAVPPPGWWGRPGRGPHSPAASSNNLQPWGSPTPPQPFPGRGEPAAPPAPHPAPRGRVGRVAGCWGQPPTPPGCRARFSHLQVRAVPGADPRSPHPTPPRRGFTEFGFNRPRSAPSGPGLPPCAPPDPPPRPRSPPGHVSAHHRFVCGEKPRINTDLAQTRPRHGALGGHRPPVLREGVPREGVCPPRAGLGESAELTQTLNPCLFRLWLF, encoded by the exons ATGTGCCCCCCGGGGACCCCGAGGTgtcgccccccccgccccccggggaccccatgTCGTGTCCCCCCCAACTCCACGGGCCGCCGTGACCCGGCGGGAGGGGAAAGGTCATCCTGCGGTCATGAGTCACGCGGGCCGGGCGCTTCCGGTCACGCGGGAAGTGCTGGCGGAAGTCGGTGCCAGGCGCCGGGCGGAAGTGGGGTGGCGGTGGCAGTGGCGGGACGGACCGGGGGCCATGGAG GATCCCGGCCCCGGTCCCAGTCCCGGTCCGGCCGCAGAGAGCCCGGCGGAGCTGAGCCCCCCGGAGCTGGAAG GGGAGCCCCACCGCGGCGCCTACGCCACCTTCATGAAGTCCCACCGCTGCTACGACCTGATCCCCACCAGCTCCAAACTGGTCGTCTTCGACACTTCCCTGCAG GCATGCTGACCATCACCGACTTCATCAACATCCTGCACCGCTACTACAAGTCGCCCATG GTGCAGATTTATGAGCTGGAGGAGCACAAAATAGAGACATGGAGAG agctctACCTACAAGACTCCTTCAAGCCGCTGGTCTGCATCTCCCCCAACGCCAG CCTCTTTGACGCCGTCTCCTCCCTGATCCGGAACAAGATCCACCGTTTGCCCGTCATCGACCCCGACTCGGGGAACACGCTCTACATCCTCACCCACAAACGCATCCTCAAGTTCCTCAAACTCTTT ATAGCGGAGGTCCCAAAGCCCGAGTTCATGGCCAAGACGTTGGAGGAGCTGCAGATCGGCACCTACAGCAACATCGCCGTGGTGCGCACCAGCACCCCCATCTACGTGGCACTGGGCATCTTCGTGCAGCACCGCGTGTCCGCTCTGCCGGTCGTCGATGATTCGG aaCCTGGCAGCCGAGAAGACCTACAACAACCTGGACGTGACGGTGACGCGGGCGCTGCAGCACCGCTCCCACTACTTCGAGGGCGTCCTCAAGTGTTACAAGCACGAGACGCTGGAAACCATCATCAACCGCCTGGTAGAGGCCGAG GTTCACCGGCTGGTGGTGGTGGACGAGAGCGACGTGGTCAAGGGGATCGTCTCTCTCTCGGACATCCTGCAAGCCCTGGTCCTCCTGCAGGGCCCCTGAGGCGGTTGGGGGGGGGGATTCAGCCCCTCCCGGTGCCCCCACCCTCCCTCTCCTGCCACGCCGTGCCCCCCCCGGGCTGGTGGGGACGCCCGGGGCGGGGACCCCACTCACCAGCAGCGTCCAGCAATAACCtccagccgtggggcagccccacgccgccccagcccttccccgggCGGGGAGAGCccgcggctccccccgcgccgcaCCCTGCGCCCCGAGGCCGTGTCGGCCGGgtggcggggtgctgggggcagcccccgacccccccggggtgcagggccaggttcagccacctccaggtcAGGGCCGTTCCCGGTGCGGACCCTCGTTCCCCTCACCCCACGCCGCCCAGACGGGGTTTCACCGAGTTTGGTTTTAATCGCCCTCGTTCAGCTCCGTccggcccggggctgcccccctgcgcccccccggaccccccaccccggccgcgctccccgccgggccACGTCAGCGCCCACCACCGCTTCGTGTGTGGAGAGAAACCGCGAATAAACACAGACCTGGCACAAACCCGGCCTCGCCACGGGGCGCTCGGGGGGCACCGGCCGCCGGTGCTGAGGGAGGGGGTGCCCAGAGAGGGGGTTTGCCCCCCCCGTGCGGGACTGGGGGAATCTGCTGAGCTCACCCAGACCCTAAATCCCTGTTTGTTCCGCCTGTGGCTTTTCTAA
- the PRKAG1 gene encoding 5'-AMP-activated protein kinase subunit gamma-1 isoform X5, with product MEDPGPGPSPGPAAESPAELSPPELEGEPHRGAYATFMKSHRCYDLIPTSSKLVVFDTSLQVKKAFFALVTNGVRAAPLWDSKKQSFVGMLTITDFINILHRYYKSPMVQIYELEEHKIETWRELYLQDSFKPLVCISPNASLFDAVSSLIRNKIHRLPVIDPDSGNTLYILTHKRILKFLKLFIAEVPKPEFMAKTLEELQIGTYSNIAVVRTSTPIYVALGIFVQHRVSALPVVDDSGRVVDIYSKFDVINLAAEKTYNNLDVTVTRALQHRSHYFEGVLKCYKHETLETIINRLVEAEVHRLVVVDESDVVKGIVSLSDILQALVLLQGP from the exons ATGGAG GATCCCGGCCCCGGTCCCAGTCCCGGTCCGGCCGCAGAGAGCCCGGCGGAGCTGAGCCCCCCGGAGCTGGAAG GGGAGCCCCACCGCGGCGCCTACGCCACCTTCATGAAGTCCCACCGCTGCTACGACCTGATCCCCACCAGCTCCAAACTGGTCGTCTTCGACACTTCCCTGCAG GTGAAGAAGGCTTTCTTTGCGCTGGTCACCAACGGCGTGCGGGCTGCCCCGCTGTGGGACAGCAAGAAGCAAAGCTTCGTGG GCATGCTGACCATCACCGACTTCATCAACATCCTGCACCGCTACTACAAGTCGCCCATG GTGCAGATTTATGAGCTGGAGGAGCACAAAATAGAGACATGGAGAG agctctACCTACAAGACTCCTTCAAGCCGCTGGTCTGCATCTCCCCCAACGCCAG CCTCTTTGACGCCGTCTCCTCCCTGATCCGGAACAAGATCCACCGTTTGCCCGTCATCGACCCCGACTCGGGGAACACGCTCTACATCCTCACCCACAAACGCATCCTCAAGTTCCTCAAACTCTTT ATAGCGGAGGTCCCAAAGCCCGAGTTCATGGCCAAGACGTTGGAGGAGCTGCAGATCGGCACCTACAGCAACATCGCCGTGGTGCGCACCAGCACCCCCATCTACGTGGCACTGGGCATCTTCGTGCAGCACCGCGTGTCCGCTCTGCCGGTCGTCGATGATTCGG GGCGGGTGGTGGATATCTACTCCAAATTCGATGTTATT aaCCTGGCAGCCGAGAAGACCTACAACAACCTGGACGTGACGGTGACGCGGGCGCTGCAGCACCGCTCCCACTACTTCGAGGGCGTCCTCAAGTGTTACAAGCACGAGACGCTGGAAACCATCATCAACCGCCTGGTAGAGGCCGAG GTTCACCGGCTGGTGGTGGTGGACGAGAGCGACGTGGTCAAGGGGATCGTCTCTCTCTCGGACATCCTGCAAGCCCTGGTCCTCCTGCAGGGCCCCTGA
- the PRKAG1 gene encoding 5'-AMP-activated protein kinase subunit gamma-1 isoform X4 yields MEDPGPGPSPGPAAESPAELSPPELEGDTGGSRAREVPREPHRGAYATFMKSHRCYDLIPTSSKLVVFDTSLQVKKAFFALVTNGVRAAPLWDSKKQSFVGMLTITDFINILHRYYKSPMVQIYELEEHKIETWRELYLQDSFKPLVCISPNASLFDAVSSLIRNKIHRLPVIDPDSGNTLYILTHKRILKFLKLFIAEVPKPEFMAKTLEELQIGTYSNIAVVRTSTPIYVALGIFVQHRVSALPVVDDSGRVVDIYSKFDVINLAAEKTYNNLDVTVTRALQHRSHYFEGVLKCYKHETLETIINRLVEAEVHRLVVVDESDVVKGIVSLSDILQALVLLQGP; encoded by the exons ATGGAG GATCCCGGCCCCGGTCCCAGTCCCGGTCCGGCCGCAGAGAGCCCGGCGGAGCTGAGCCCCCCGGAGCTGGAAGGTGATACTGGGGGGTCCCGGGCTCGGGAGGTGCCGC GGGAGCCCCACCGCGGCGCCTACGCCACCTTCATGAAGTCCCACCGCTGCTACGACCTGATCCCCACCAGCTCCAAACTGGTCGTCTTCGACACTTCCCTGCAG GTGAAGAAGGCTTTCTTTGCGCTGGTCACCAACGGCGTGCGGGCTGCCCCGCTGTGGGACAGCAAGAAGCAAAGCTTCGTGG GCATGCTGACCATCACCGACTTCATCAACATCCTGCACCGCTACTACAAGTCGCCCATG GTGCAGATTTATGAGCTGGAGGAGCACAAAATAGAGACATGGAGAG agctctACCTACAAGACTCCTTCAAGCCGCTGGTCTGCATCTCCCCCAACGCCAG CCTCTTTGACGCCGTCTCCTCCCTGATCCGGAACAAGATCCACCGTTTGCCCGTCATCGACCCCGACTCGGGGAACACGCTCTACATCCTCACCCACAAACGCATCCTCAAGTTCCTCAAACTCTTT ATAGCGGAGGTCCCAAAGCCCGAGTTCATGGCCAAGACGTTGGAGGAGCTGCAGATCGGCACCTACAGCAACATCGCCGTGGTGCGCACCAGCACCCCCATCTACGTGGCACTGGGCATCTTCGTGCAGCACCGCGTGTCCGCTCTGCCGGTCGTCGATGATTCGG GGCGGGTGGTGGATATCTACTCCAAATTCGATGTTATT aaCCTGGCAGCCGAGAAGACCTACAACAACCTGGACGTGACGGTGACGCGGGCGCTGCAGCACCGCTCCCACTACTTCGAGGGCGTCCTCAAGTGTTACAAGCACGAGACGCTGGAAACCATCATCAACCGCCTGGTAGAGGCCGAG GTTCACCGGCTGGTGGTGGTGGACGAGAGCGACGTGGTCAAGGGGATCGTCTCTCTCTCGGACATCCTGCAAGCCCTGGTCCTCCTGCAGGGCCCCTGA
- the PRKAG1 gene encoding 5'-AMP-activated protein kinase subunit gamma-1 isoform X2, producing MEDPGPGPSPGPAAESPAELSPPELEGDTGGSRAREVPREPHRGAYATFMKSHRCYDLIPTSSKLVVFDTSLQVKKAFFALVTNGVRAAPLWDSKKQSFVGMLTITDFINILHRYYKSPMVQIYELEEHKIETWRELYLQDSFKPLVCISPNASLFDAVSSLIRNKIHRLPVIDPDSGNTLYILTHKRILKFLKLFIAEVPKPEFMAKTLEELQIGTYSNIAVVRTSTPIYVALGIFVQHRVSALPVVDDSEPGSREDLQQPGRDGDAGAAAPLPLLRGRPQVLQARDAGNHHQPPGRGRGSPAGGGGRERRGQGDRLSLGHPASPGPPAGPLRRLGGGIQPLPVPPPSLSCHAVPPPGWWGRPGRGPHSPAASSNNLQPWGSPTPPQPFPGRGEPAAPPAPHPAPRGRVGRVAGCWGQPPTPPGCRARFSHLQVRAVPGADPRSPHPTPPRRGFTEFGFNRPRSAPSGPGLPPCAPPDPPPRPRSPPGHVSAHHRFVCGEKPRINTDLAQTRPRHGALGGHRPPVLREGVPREGVCPPRAGLGESAELTQTLNPCLFRLWLF from the exons ATGGAG GATCCCGGCCCCGGTCCCAGTCCCGGTCCGGCCGCAGAGAGCCCGGCGGAGCTGAGCCCCCCGGAGCTGGAAGGTGATACTGGGGGGTCCCGGGCTCGGGAGGTGCCGC GGGAGCCCCACCGCGGCGCCTACGCCACCTTCATGAAGTCCCACCGCTGCTACGACCTGATCCCCACCAGCTCCAAACTGGTCGTCTTCGACACTTCCCTGCAG GTGAAGAAGGCTTTCTTTGCGCTGGTCACCAACGGCGTGCGGGCTGCCCCGCTGTGGGACAGCAAGAAGCAAAGCTTCGTGG GCATGCTGACCATCACCGACTTCATCAACATCCTGCACCGCTACTACAAGTCGCCCATG GTGCAGATTTATGAGCTGGAGGAGCACAAAATAGAGACATGGAGAG agctctACCTACAAGACTCCTTCAAGCCGCTGGTCTGCATCTCCCCCAACGCCAG CCTCTTTGACGCCGTCTCCTCCCTGATCCGGAACAAGATCCACCGTTTGCCCGTCATCGACCCCGACTCGGGGAACACGCTCTACATCCTCACCCACAAACGCATCCTCAAGTTCCTCAAACTCTTT ATAGCGGAGGTCCCAAAGCCCGAGTTCATGGCCAAGACGTTGGAGGAGCTGCAGATCGGCACCTACAGCAACATCGCCGTGGTGCGCACCAGCACCCCCATCTACGTGGCACTGGGCATCTTCGTGCAGCACCGCGTGTCCGCTCTGCCGGTCGTCGATGATTCGG aaCCTGGCAGCCGAGAAGACCTACAACAACCTGGACGTGACGGTGACGCGGGCGCTGCAGCACCGCTCCCACTACTTCGAGGGCGTCCTCAAGTGTTACAAGCACGAGACGCTGGAAACCATCATCAACCGCCTGGTAGAGGCCGAG GTTCACCGGCTGGTGGTGGTGGACGAGAGCGACGTGGTCAAGGGGATCGTCTCTCTCTCGGACATCCTGCAAGCCCTGGTCCTCCTGCAGGGCCCCTGAGGCGGTTGGGGGGGGGGATTCAGCCCCTCCCGGTGCCCCCACCCTCCCTCTCCTGCCACGCCGTGCCCCCCCCGGGCTGGTGGGGACGCCCGGGGCGGGGACCCCACTCACCAGCAGCGTCCAGCAATAACCtccagccgtggggcagccccacgccgccccagcccttccccgggCGGGGAGAGCccgcggctccccccgcgccgcaCCCTGCGCCCCGAGGCCGTGTCGGCCGGgtggcggggtgctgggggcagcccccgacccccccggggtgcagggccaggttcagccacctccaggtcAGGGCCGTTCCCGGTGCGGACCCTCGTTCCCCTCACCCCACGCCGCCCAGACGGGGTTTCACCGAGTTTGGTTTTAATCGCCCTCGTTCAGCTCCGTccggcccggggctgcccccctgcgcccccccggaccccccaccccggccgcgctccccgccgggccACGTCAGCGCCCACCACCGCTTCGTGTGTGGAGAGAAACCGCGAATAAACACAGACCTGGCACAAACCCGGCCTCGCCACGGGGCGCTCGGGGGGCACCGGCCGCCGGTGCTGAGGGAGGGGGTGCCCAGAGAGGGGGTTTGCCCCCCCCGTGCGGGACTGGGGGAATCTGCTGAGCTCACCCAGACCCTAAATCCCTGTTTGTTCCGCCTGTGGCTTTTCTAA
- the PRKAG1 gene encoding 5'-AMP-activated protein kinase subunit gamma-1 isoform X3 gives MEDPGPGPSPGPAAESPAELSPPELEGEPHRGAYATFMKSHRCYDLIPTSSKLVVFDTSLQVKKAFFALVTNGVRAAPLWDSKKQSFVGMLTITDFINILHRYYKSPMVQIYELEEHKIETWRELYLQDSFKPLVCISPNASLFDAVSSLIRNKIHRLPVIDPDSGNTLYILTHKRILKFLKLFIAEVPKPEFMAKTLEELQIGTYSNIAVVRTSTPIYVALGIFVQHRVSALPVVDDSEPGSREDLQQPGRDGDAGAAAPLPLLRGRPQVLQARDAGNHHQPPGRGRGSPAGGGGRERRGQGDRLSLGHPASPGPPAGPLRRLGGGIQPLPVPPPSLSCHAVPPPGWWGRPGRGPHSPAASSNNLQPWGSPTPPQPFPGRGEPAAPPAPHPAPRGRVGRVAGCWGQPPTPPGCRARFSHLQVRAVPGADPRSPHPTPPRRGFTEFGFNRPRSAPSGPGLPPCAPPDPPPRPRSPPGHVSAHHRFVCGEKPRINTDLAQTRPRHGALGGHRPPVLREGVPREGVCPPRAGLGESAELTQTLNPCLFRLWLF, from the exons ATGGAG GATCCCGGCCCCGGTCCCAGTCCCGGTCCGGCCGCAGAGAGCCCGGCGGAGCTGAGCCCCCCGGAGCTGGAAG GGGAGCCCCACCGCGGCGCCTACGCCACCTTCATGAAGTCCCACCGCTGCTACGACCTGATCCCCACCAGCTCCAAACTGGTCGTCTTCGACACTTCCCTGCAG GTGAAGAAGGCTTTCTTTGCGCTGGTCACCAACGGCGTGCGGGCTGCCCCGCTGTGGGACAGCAAGAAGCAAAGCTTCGTGG GCATGCTGACCATCACCGACTTCATCAACATCCTGCACCGCTACTACAAGTCGCCCATG GTGCAGATTTATGAGCTGGAGGAGCACAAAATAGAGACATGGAGAG agctctACCTACAAGACTCCTTCAAGCCGCTGGTCTGCATCTCCCCCAACGCCAG CCTCTTTGACGCCGTCTCCTCCCTGATCCGGAACAAGATCCACCGTTTGCCCGTCATCGACCCCGACTCGGGGAACACGCTCTACATCCTCACCCACAAACGCATCCTCAAGTTCCTCAAACTCTTT ATAGCGGAGGTCCCAAAGCCCGAGTTCATGGCCAAGACGTTGGAGGAGCTGCAGATCGGCACCTACAGCAACATCGCCGTGGTGCGCACCAGCACCCCCATCTACGTGGCACTGGGCATCTTCGTGCAGCACCGCGTGTCCGCTCTGCCGGTCGTCGATGATTCGG aaCCTGGCAGCCGAGAAGACCTACAACAACCTGGACGTGACGGTGACGCGGGCGCTGCAGCACCGCTCCCACTACTTCGAGGGCGTCCTCAAGTGTTACAAGCACGAGACGCTGGAAACCATCATCAACCGCCTGGTAGAGGCCGAG GTTCACCGGCTGGTGGTGGTGGACGAGAGCGACGTGGTCAAGGGGATCGTCTCTCTCTCGGACATCCTGCAAGCCCTGGTCCTCCTGCAGGGCCCCTGAGGCGGTTGGGGGGGGGGATTCAGCCCCTCCCGGTGCCCCCACCCTCCCTCTCCTGCCACGCCGTGCCCCCCCCGGGCTGGTGGGGACGCCCGGGGCGGGGACCCCACTCACCAGCAGCGTCCAGCAATAACCtccagccgtggggcagccccacgccgccccagcccttccccgggCGGGGAGAGCccgcggctccccccgcgccgcaCCCTGCGCCCCGAGGCCGTGTCGGCCGGgtggcggggtgctgggggcagcccccgacccccccggggtgcagggccaggttcagccacctccaggtcAGGGCCGTTCCCGGTGCGGACCCTCGTTCCCCTCACCCCACGCCGCCCAGACGGGGTTTCACCGAGTTTGGTTTTAATCGCCCTCGTTCAGCTCCGTccggcccggggctgcccccctgcgcccccccggaccccccaccccggccgcgctccccgccgggccACGTCAGCGCCCACCACCGCTTCGTGTGTGGAGAGAAACCGCGAATAAACACAGACCTGGCACAAACCCGGCCTCGCCACGGGGCGCTCGGGGGGCACCGGCCGCCGGTGCTGAGGGAGGGGGTGCCCAGAGAGGGGGTTTGCCCCCCCCGTGCGGGACTGGGGGAATCTGCTGAGCTCACCCAGACCCTAAATCCCTGTTTGTTCCGCCTGTGGCTTTTCTAA